Proteins co-encoded in one Haladaptatus sp. ZSTT2 genomic window:
- a CDS encoding inorganic phosphate transporter, with the protein MVDAGTLLTVVVAGGASFFMAWAIGAGSSGSTPFAPAVGANAISVMRAGFIVGLLGLAGAILQGANVSEAVGRELITGVSLSPLAATVALLTAATLVAIGVFAGYPIATAFTVTGAVVGVGLAAGGNPAWAKYQQITILWVLVPFVGGGTAYATARLLRSPNVNEELAVPALAGLIGLILANVEFAIFGPPGFGDSFAALMAKQASSPPIFGIPLIHILVSLAVALTVALLLARDIRGNKARGQRHFLLALGGLVAFSAGGSQVGLAIGPMLPLLEPYTIPLTATLVGGGCGLLLGSWTGAPRMIKALAQDYSSLGPRRSIAALIPSFAIAQVAVFLGVPVSFNEIIVSAIIGSGYAAQNAGVSRKKMVFTVLAWIGSLALALGVGYGLFSAVSSL; encoded by the coding sequence CCTCAGGCTCGACACCGTTCGCACCCGCCGTCGGAGCGAACGCTATCTCTGTCATGCGCGCCGGATTCATCGTTGGCCTGCTCGGCCTCGCCGGAGCCATCTTACAGGGCGCAAACGTCTCAGAGGCCGTTGGCAGAGAGCTCATTACGGGCGTCTCGCTGTCGCCACTCGCGGCGACGGTTGCCTTGCTCACCGCCGCGACGCTCGTCGCAATCGGTGTGTTCGCGGGATACCCCATCGCCACCGCATTCACCGTGACCGGCGCGGTTGTCGGCGTGGGCCTCGCCGCGGGCGGGAATCCTGCGTGGGCGAAGTACCAGCAGATAACCATCCTCTGGGTGCTCGTGCCCTTTGTCGGCGGCGGGACGGCCTACGCCACCGCACGCCTGCTCAGAAGTCCGAACGTCAACGAAGAACTTGCCGTCCCCGCACTCGCCGGCCTCATCGGCCTCATCCTCGCGAACGTCGAGTTCGCCATCTTCGGCCCACCGGGATTCGGCGACTCCTTTGCGGCACTGATGGCAAAGCAGGCGTCAAGCCCGCCGATTTTCGGCATCCCACTCATTCACATTCTCGTCTCGCTGGCCGTGGCGCTCACCGTGGCACTGTTGCTCGCCCGCGACATTCGTGGGAACAAAGCGCGCGGCCAGCGCCACTTCCTGCTCGCTCTCGGCGGTCTGGTCGCCTTCTCGGCCGGCGGCAGTCAGGTTGGCCTCGCCATCGGCCCGATGCTTCCGCTGCTCGAACCCTACACGATTCCGCTCACGGCAACGCTCGTCGGCGGCGGGTGTGGCCTCTTACTTGGCAGTTGGACCGGCGCGCCGCGTATGATAAAGGCGCTCGCCCAAGACTACTCCTCGCTCGGGCCGCGGCGGTCGATTGCCGCGCTCATCCCGTCGTTTGCGATTGCCCAAGTTGCGGTGTTCCTCGGCGTCCCCGTCTCGTTCAACGAAATCATCGTGAGTGCCATTATCGGCAGCGGCTATGCGGCACAAAACGCCGGTGTCAGCCGGAAGAAAATGGTGTTTACCGTCCTCGCGTGGATTGGGTCGCTCGCCCTCGCCCTCGGCGTGGGCTACGGGCTGTTTTCCGCCGTTTCGAGCCTATGA